Proteins encoded within one genomic window of bacterium:
- a CDS encoding GFA family protein — MRYEVTQPPLMIYNCHCTNCQKIGGGAFSTPITVMEASFAFTHGEPRRHEWLSDAGNRRFGWYCGDCGSRIAHGQTPSSGVLSVRSGTLDDTSWIEPVGDIWTRSAQPWVTFGDRLRAERQPTDYAPFVERFRAQRRFA; from the coding sequence GTGCGCTACGAGGTCACGCAGCCGCCGCTGATGATCTACAACTGCCACTGCACCAACTGTCAGAAGATCGGCGGCGGCGCGTTCTCGACCCCGATCACGGTCATGGAAGCGAGCTTCGCCTTCACCCACGGTGAGCCGCGGCGCCACGAGTGGCTCTCGGATGCGGGCAATCGGCGCTTCGGGTGGTACTGCGGCGACTGCGGCAGCCGCATCGCCCACGGCCAGACGCCGTCCTCCGGCGTCCTCAGCGTGCGCAGCGGCACCCTCGACGACACCAGTTGGATCGAGCCGGTCGGCGACATCTGGACGCGCAGCGCCCAGCCCTGGGTGACCTTCGGCGACCGCCTGCGCGCGGAGCGCCAGCCGACGGATTACGCGCCGTTCGTCGAACGCTTCCGCGCCCAGCGACGATTCGCCTGA
- a CDS encoding cytochrome P450: MPEHPRHPAIALTDGAFYAADPHPHFDWMRARAPVYWDEAGQVWGITAHADVLAVSKDASTFCSGNGIRPDQPPMPYMIDLDDPMHRRRRGLVSRGFTPRRVLDREARVRAIAVELIERARERGRFDFVADVAAWLPLIVIGDMLGIEPADHARLLAWSEAMILGAGATDLDHILGAASAFEEYCAYQRDVIADRHAHPRDDLVSILVHAEIDGTRLSDDELLMESLLILIGGDETTRHVLSGGMYELLRHPEQLRLLAREPARIPTAVEEMLRWVSPIQNMARSATRDVELGGQRIAAGQKLLLLYPAANRDPAVFRDPHRFDVERTPNEHVAFGIGGHFCLGANLARLELRVFFEELLRRMPTLELASAALPPRRPSNFICGIESLPVEWRAG, from the coding sequence ATGCCCGAGCATCCACGCCATCCGGCCATCGCGCTCACCGACGGCGCCTTCTACGCCGCCGATCCGCATCCCCACTTCGACTGGATGCGCGCCCGGGCGCCCGTCTACTGGGATGAGGCCGGCCAGGTCTGGGGCATCACCGCCCATGCCGACGTGCTCGCCGTTTCGAAGGATGCGAGCACGTTCTGCAGCGGCAACGGCATCCGCCCCGACCAGCCGCCGATGCCCTACATGATCGACCTCGACGATCCGATGCACCGGCGGCGCCGCGGCCTGGTGAGCCGGGGCTTCACGCCGCGCCGCGTCCTCGACCGCGAGGCGCGCGTGCGCGCCATCGCGGTCGAGCTGATCGAACGCGCGCGCGAGCGCGGCCGCTTCGATTTCGTCGCCGACGTCGCGGCGTGGCTGCCGCTGATCGTGATCGGCGACATGCTCGGCATCGAGCCCGCCGACCACGCCCGCCTGCTGGCCTGGTCGGAGGCGATGATCCTCGGCGCCGGCGCCACCGATCTCGACCACATCCTGGGCGCCGCCAGCGCCTTCGAGGAATACTGCGCCTACCAGCGCGACGTCATCGCCGATCGACACGCCCATCCGCGCGACGATCTGGTCAGCATCCTCGTCCACGCCGAGATCGACGGCACCCGCCTGAGCGACGACGAGCTGCTGATGGAGAGCCTGCTCATCCTCATCGGCGGCGACGAGACGACCCGCCACGTCCTCAGCGGCGGCATGTACGAGCTCCTGCGCCACCCCGAACAGCTCCGTCTGCTGGCCCGCGAGCCGGCGCGCATCCCGACCGCCGTGGAGGAGATGCTGCGCTGGGTGAGCCCGATCCAGAACATGGCGCGCAGCGCGACGCGCGACGTCGAGCTGGGCGGCCAACGCATCGCCGCCGGGCAGAAGCTGCTGCTCCTCTATCCGGCCGCCAACCGCGACCCGGCCGTGTTCCGCGATCCGCATCGCTTCGATGTCGAGCGCACGCCCAACGAACACGTCGCCTTCGGCATCGGCGGGCACTTCTGCCTCGGCGCCAACCTCGCCCGGCTCGAGCTGCGGGTGTTCTTCGAGGAGCTGCTGCGCCGCATGCCCACCCTCGAGCTGGCGAGCGCGGCGCTGCCGCCGCGCCGCCCGTCGAACTTCATCTGCGGCATCGAGAGCCTGCCGGTCGAGTGGCGCGCCGGCTGA
- a CDS encoding type II toxin-antitoxin system VapC family toxin, protein MLFLLDSNAVSDLMRKNPRVAAQLAVLGPNDKVVICSIVRGEILYGLARLPQGRRREDLTKQAAPFFATIACEPVPESAGDAYAHMKRTREQQGLALDENDLWIAATASALGATLVTRDSDFSAIEGLTTVDWTA, encoded by the coding sequence TTGCTCTTCCTGCTGGACTCCAACGCGGTTTCCGACCTCATGCGCAAGAACCCGCGTGTTGCGGCGCAGCTTGCAGTGCTCGGTCCGAACGACAAGGTGGTCATCTGCTCGATCGTTCGGGGCGAGATTCTCTACGGGCTTGCCCGCCTTCCGCAAGGTCGTCGGCGCGAGGACCTGACGAAGCAGGCGGCACCGTTCTTCGCCACCATCGCGTGCGAGCCCGTGCCCGAGTCTGCCGGCGACGCCTACGCACACATGAAGCGGACTCGCGAGCAGCAAGGGCTCGCGCTCGATGAAAACGACCTCTGGATCGCCGCCACGGCATCAGCCCTGGGTGCCACTCTGGTAACCCGTGACAGCGACTTCAGCGCCATCGAGGGGCTCACGACCGTCGATTGGACGGCCTGA
- a CDS encoding BON domain-containing protein, which produces MRPYRAMAKAAASEESAPAQAADDRLKIALREALLAAAPEAVVHVTPYVYMGHAYLVGFVTSDAQRQGVVSAAQGVAGVRSVATYLPQQPASSSTATDLAIEGEVKAALAAAGDRVTQIDIDVLAGEVVLLGVVADQAAVDAAVAAAQGVGGVSGVTNFLLLPEPGYEKRLRVL; this is translated from the coding sequence ATGCGCCCGTATCGCGCCATGGCCAAGGCGGCGGCGAGCGAGGAGAGCGCACCCGCGCAAGCCGCGGACGACCGACTCAAGATCGCGTTGCGCGAAGCCCTGCTGGCGGCCGCGCCCGAGGCGGTGGTCCATGTCACGCCGTACGTCTACATGGGGCACGCCTACCTGGTCGGCTTCGTGACGAGCGACGCGCAGCGGCAGGGCGTCGTCAGCGCCGCGCAGGGCGTCGCCGGCGTGCGCTCGGTCGCGACGTACCTGCCCCAGCAGCCGGCCAGCTCGTCGACCGCCACCGACCTCGCAATCGAGGGCGAGGTGAAGGCGGCGCTCGCCGCCGCCGGCGATCGGGTGACCCAGATCGACATCGACGTGCTCGCCGGCGAGGTGGTGCTGCTCGGCGTCGTGGCCGACCAGGCCGCCGTCGATGCCGCCGTTGCCGCCGCGCAGGGCGTCGGCGGCGTCTCCGGCGTCACGAACTTCCTCCTCCTGCCGGAGCCCGGATACGAGAAGCGGCTGCGCGTGCTGTGA
- a CDS encoding WYL domain-containing protein: protein MARLLLGLLERPHGWSFAAIGDALGISERTLLRYIAVCRRELVDAEERPLIEAISRGGRRLLRIADAAQRPDSTVFQVLSFYFALAVFQFLDGTVIKDGIEDLWERFARALPGAHRRRLADFEKKFFVVPYAVKDYRACDDQLDAIVQALVYEQKLRIDYGGLLGRGKTHEFEPYTLLMYRGGLYLVGRSHRGEKIVTLAVERVRSAERLPERFAYPKRYSPQRHTEGIFGIVDGPETRVELLIMNAETAAYLRARRIHPTQRFQRRRDGRTVLSMTVRGTEELKHWILGFGAYVQVLRPPELRAEIAATVRSMASLYPASA, encoded by the coding sequence ATGGCGCGGCTGCTCCTCGGGCTGCTGGAGCGGCCGCACGGCTGGAGCTTCGCCGCCATCGGCGACGCGTTGGGCATCTCGGAGCGCACGCTGCTGCGGTACATCGCCGTCTGTCGCCGCGAGTTGGTGGACGCCGAGGAGCGGCCGCTGATCGAGGCGATCTCGCGCGGCGGGAGGCGGTTGCTGCGCATCGCCGACGCGGCGCAGCGGCCCGACTCCACCGTCTTCCAGGTGCTGTCGTTCTACTTCGCGCTGGCGGTGTTCCAGTTTCTCGACGGCACGGTCATCAAGGACGGCATCGAGGACCTCTGGGAGCGCTTCGCGCGCGCCCTGCCGGGGGCGCACCGCCGGCGGCTCGCCGACTTCGAGAAGAAGTTCTTCGTCGTCCCCTACGCGGTGAAGGACTACCGCGCCTGCGACGACCAGCTCGACGCCATCGTCCAGGCTCTCGTCTACGAGCAGAAGCTGCGCATCGACTACGGCGGCCTGCTCGGGCGCGGCAAGACGCACGAATTCGAGCCGTACACGCTGCTGATGTACCGCGGCGGACTGTACCTGGTCGGTCGGAGCCACCGCGGCGAGAAGATCGTCACCCTCGCGGTCGAGCGCGTCCGCAGCGCCGAGCGCCTGCCGGAACGGTTCGCGTATCCGAAGCGCTACTCGCCGCAGCGCCACACCGAAGGCATCTTCGGCATCGTCGACGGACCGGAGACCAGGGTCGAGCTGCTGATCATGAACGCCGAGACCGCGGCCTATCTGCGGGCGCGGCGGATCCACCCGACGCAGCGCTTCCAGCGCCGGCGCGACGGCCGGACGGTGCTGTCGATGACCGTGCGCGGCACCGAAGAGCTGAAGCACTGGATCCTCGGCTTCGGCGCCTACGTCCAGGTGCTGCGCCCGCCCGAGCTGCGGGCGGAGATCGCGGCGACGGTCCGGTCGATGGCATCCCTCTATCCCGCGTCGGCGTGA